The region AATTAGTTAACTCTTCTTCccactggagcgacggaggttgaggggcgacctgatagaggtcgacaaaattatgaggggcatagacagagtggatagtcagaggctgttccccagggtagaggggtcaattactaggggggcataggtttaaggtgagaggggcaaggtttagaggagatgtacgaggcaagttttttacgcagagggtagtgggtgcctggaactcgctaccggaggaggaggtggaagcagggacgatagtgacatttaaggggcatcttgacaaatacatgaataggatgggaatagagggatacggacccaggaagtgtagaagattttagtttagacgggcagcatggtcggcacgggcttggagggccgaagggcctgttcctgtgctgtacatttctttgttctataagCACCATTACAATCGTGAGGTTTATGAGATTAAGTTTATAACAGCATGGATTGGCTGGTGGGGCTCCATCTACTAACTGAGGACAAATGAAAAGGGTTTTGTGACCAACATGGATAGAGACTTGGGTTGTTTTTATTAAGGAGGGGAGTGTCAGTTACTTACACTCGAGGACAATGACAGCTCTCGGAGCACAATAGGGAGATCCCTCTCTTGCCCCAAGGCCCAGTTTTCAATATCAAATTGTAAACAGTTggtcgctggacagtgatcaggagcaggaaccctggctgatttcccctctctctctctaacccagggatcactggacagttatcaggagcaggaaccctggctgatttcccctctctctctaacccagggatcactggacagttatcaggagcaggaaccctggctgatttcccctctctctctctaacccagggatcactggacagtgatcaggagcaggaaccctggctgatttcccctctctctctaacccagggatcaccggacagtgatcaggagcaggaacccttgctgatttcccccctctctctctaacccagggatcactggacagtgatcaggagcaggaaccctggctgatttcccctctctctctctaacccagggatcactggacagtgatcaggagcaggaaccctggctgatttcccccctctctctctaacccagggatctctggactgtgatcaggagcaggaaccctggctgatttcccctctctctctctaatccagggatcactggactgtgatcaggagcaggaaccctggctgatttcccctctctctctctaacccagggatcactggagagtgatcaggagcaggaacactggctgatttcccctctctctctaacccagggatcactggacagtgatcaggagcaggaaccctggctgatttcccctctctctctaacccagggatcactggacagtgatcaggagcaggaaccctggctgatttcccccctctctctaacccaggggtgtcatgtgagagtacctttcagaaaggggtgtttatcaaatagctgcagtgatgtcagagtgtggatggagctgggctgtctgcgtctactttcactttgggctgtttgtcacagggtgtgttttagtttcgttttgagagctggacagctgcaggaaaagcaagcagcaggataaggatctctctctgcagtctaaagactgtctccagatcatttggcgatttcaaagtgataactgctctcagtagagaatttaaacctgatctcggtgttaaaaagggtcttttgtcttatggatgtagcaaggaaagattaaggttatTATAGAATAACGTATCTgtgggaggattggtgttgatagttgttcagATGTttcctgtgggtttataaagtgttaactggtttcatcaataaacattgttttaatttaaaagtaatttagctctctgttgcatcgcaCCTGTAAAGTAAGCccctgtgttccccataaccacaatctattaaaagttgtgggtcaggtgaactccatgttacactttggggttccctaaaccctggtccataacagggGTCACTGGACATTAATGTTTGCAGTGCGTATGTGGACGACCTGAATGTAACACACACTATAAAATATTACAATCTATATTTTAGGTACTCAAACACAGAACTGGTTTGAGAAACCCAAAGATTACATCTGTTCTATAAATCGATTGTTTAAAAAGTTTATCAAAATAGGGGCAGTTTTTGCTCATGAATGTTTAAAACCAGGCTCTCTGTACTTTTCTCAGATTCAGTAACAGCGGAGTTTAAACGATAAAGAGCAGTGTGGATTACAGGGGCCAAACGCTCATTTCTgatcaatcccacagcattgatagATGAGAAATGAGTGACCTCCCTCCTGTTTAGATGGTGAGCTGTGCCTCCGTCTTACCCCTGAGGGGGTAATGTTTTCCCCCACTCTCCTCGCGTCACAGTGTCCCGTCCAGTTCTATGCACTGGAGTCCTACTTCCCGTTAGGGACAAGCCTGAGACAACCCCTAATCCCTCGCCCCGAGGAGAGTGCCATTATCAGCCCAGTGGCCGGtgtttattttggggggggggggggattggagattggaggggggggggggggatttgtccaaaacaacaacaacaaaaatacaCAGACGGCTAAAGATTGGCTCGTTCGAAGGTTTTTTGGACCTTAAGGGGCCGATGGGGACTAGGACTGAGGTGAAGAACCAGAACAAAACAAGAGCGAGTAGATTACTGCGAGCCCAGGGGATTGAGGGTTAAAGTGCCACGCCGGGAGGTGGGCCATGTGGAATGGGAGAGGCTGAATGTGCTAGCTTCAACGACAGTGCTACgaaaaggggggcggggggggggggtggagagagggcctAAACGAGGGCTGGAGCGCAAGCGGATTGAGTTGAACTGATACGAGACGGTCAGCACGCGTGTGAACCATCCTTCAGCCGCCCCTACACCTTGATGAAAAGGACGATAGTGACGAGAGCAAAGCCCAGGATCAGCATGATGACTTTGCAAAGGCGCTGGTGCGAGGAGTTAAGCTCGTGGGGCAGGATTTCCATGAACGTGACGTAGATGAAGGTCCCCGTGGCCACGCCTTCCAGCACGCAGCGGACGAGCCGGTGGCTGGAGTCCTCGGTCAGGGCGATGCCCAGGCCCACCCCCAGGGGGGACATGAGGGCGAAGATGACGATGCAGGAGACGACCGCTGTCCACCTAAGCCGGCTCTGCACCAGCTTGAGCGCCAGGCTGAAGGCAATGATGCACTTGTGGACCGAGAGGGCGACGCAGATCTCCACCACCTTGGAGCTGGCCTCCTGCAGGCCCACCGCCAAGCCTTCGAAGACGGAATGCAGGGAGAGGGAGAAGACCAGCACCAAGCAGCGGATGGCAGAGTGGGAGTTGAAATCCACGTGGAGGTGGGCGCCGGCCTCGTCCCGCAGAGCGACGCCCTCCCCTGGGCCCAGGTGGTGGTGCGAGTGCAGGTTCCCGCTCGATGACCTGCCCAGTAGAGACCTGGTCTCCTCCAGGTTGCTCGATTGATCCCGACAGGCCAACACGATCTGCTCCATGATCAGCACCACGAAGAAGCCCATCGCCACAATAAACTCCGGAAGCGGGAACTGCAGCTGTAACACAGAGGAAAGCACAAGACACActttgaggaggaggaggtggtcgcTGGTGTGGAGGCGAACATCATTAAATTGACAAATGGGATCATGTGCCCCAATCTTTATTCTATTGCATCCATGACAGTCCCGCCTGACGCTCAGAGCAAGTGCGCCGTTGTGCAATTGCTCACAACGGATGAGTAACAATCGGGAAGTTTGGACACAACCAGTAAATTCCAGGCCAGCTGTG is a window of Scyliorhinus torazame isolate Kashiwa2021f chromosome 26, sScyTor2.1, whole genome shotgun sequence DNA encoding:
- the LOC140403006 gene encoding zinc transporter ZIP1-like, translating into MAAVLDKMQITLQFPLPEFIVAMGFFVVLIMEQIVLACRDQSSNLEETRSLLGRSSSGNLHSHHHLGPGEGVALRDEAGAHLHVDFNSHSAIRCLVLVFSLSLHSVFEGLAVGLQEASSKVVEICVALSVHKCIIAFSLALKLVQSRLRWTAVVSCIVIFALMSPLGVGLGIALTEDSSHRLVRCVLEGVATGTFIYVTFMEILPHELNSSHQRLCKVIMLILGFALVTIVLFIKV